One stretch of bacterium DNA includes these proteins:
- a CDS encoding YihY/virulence factor BrkB family protein: MARQPLVSDTHPLPARAPGRFGHAGVAFVQAIEGLWNHGDLFSGAAISFYALFSLLPLVILFALVLNLAFPHAHPDRILSRLLGGAQHPDILALTVQDAYDHRGSLGWFGSLTLILAATGVFGAIQVALDRVFECHGRFLPTRLAVGVLMMVGSLVIFLGAMISTVLTLRVIREAGLAPLLGIPVDPRRGGGRAVLTVFPAVAQFGIFWVGYRFLPNVPLRWREAWPGAAIATVLWQITSYCLGLYIGRVADYTTLYHSLSVIVALLAWIYALACTFLFGAEFVAAYAPRRSVPRQLRTGGIPIPGEGDPASR, encoded by the coding sequence ATGGCGCGACAACCATTGGTCTCCGACACGCATCCGCTGCCCGCGAGGGCGCCGGGCCGGTTTGGGCACGCGGGCGTCGCGTTCGTCCAGGCGATCGAAGGGCTTTGGAACCACGGCGACCTGTTTTCCGGCGCCGCGATCAGCTTCTACGCGCTCTTCTCGCTGCTGCCGCTTGTGATCCTGTTCGCGCTCGTTCTGAACCTCGCCTTCCCGCACGCGCACCCCGATCGGATCCTCTCGCGTCTGCTCGGCGGCGCGCAACATCCCGACATCCTGGCCCTCACCGTGCAGGACGCCTACGATCACCGGGGGTCGCTCGGCTGGTTCGGGAGCCTCACCCTGATCTTGGCCGCCACGGGCGTGTTCGGCGCCATTCAGGTCGCGCTAGACCGCGTGTTCGAGTGTCACGGCCGGTTTCTGCCGACCCGGCTCGCCGTGGGCGTGCTCATGATGGTGGGGTCACTGGTGATCTTCCTCGGCGCGATGATCTCCACGGTCCTGACGCTCCGGGTCATCCGGGAGGCCGGGCTGGCGCCGCTGCTCGGGATCCCCGTCGATCCCCGCCGCGGCGGCGGGCGGGCCGTGCTGACGGTCTTCCCCGCCGTGGCGCAGTTTGGGATCTTTTGGGTTGGCTATCGGTTTCTGCCCAACGTGCCGCTGCGCTGGCGCGAAGCGTGGCCGGGCGCCGCGATCGCCACGGTGCTCTGGCAGATTACGAGCTACTGTCTCGGCTTGTACATCGGGCGCGTCGCGGACTACACCACGCTCTACCACTCGCTCAGCGTGATCGTCGCGCTCCTCGCGTGGATCTACGCGCTCGCGTGCACCTTCCTGTTCGGCGCCGAGTTCGTCGCCGCGTATGCGCCCAGGCGGTCGGTGCCGCGGCAGCTGCGCACGGGGGGTATCCCGATCCCCGGGGAGGGAGATCCGGCGTCCCGGTGA
- a CDS encoding carbon-nitrogen hydrolase family protein, translating to MRIALCQLISSAHKAENLEAARLAIREAKRKGADVALLPEVFMAFLAPQSSVATADVAESADGPFVSALAAEARAQRLYVGCGIYETAPGERSRAHNTTVLLGPDGDLLLRYRKTHLYDAFGYRESDRIVPGTEPPGVVRTPLGTFGLLVCYELRFPELTRMVALAGADVLLLPAAWVAGALKEYHWVTLLAARAIENTIFVAAADQVGTICAGRSRLVDPMGVTLVDAGEEAGVVVGEVDLERIARVREKLPALQHRREGLYAPREVSARR from the coding sequence ATGCGTATCGCGCTGTGCCAGTTGATCTCGTCCGCCCACAAGGCGGAGAACCTCGAGGCCGCGCGGCTGGCGATTCGGGAGGCCAAGCGAAAGGGCGCGGACGTCGCGCTGCTGCCCGAGGTGTTCATGGCATTCCTCGCGCCGCAAAGCTCCGTTGCCACGGCCGACGTCGCGGAATCGGCAGACGGGCCGTTCGTATCCGCGCTCGCCGCGGAGGCACGCGCCCAGCGGCTCTACGTCGGCTGCGGGATCTACGAGACCGCGCCCGGCGAACGCAGCCGCGCCCACAACACGACGGTGCTCCTCGGCCCGGACGGGGACCTCCTGCTGAGGTACCGTAAAACGCACCTCTATGACGCGTTCGGCTACCGGGAGTCCGACCGGATCGTCCCCGGCACCGAGCCTCCTGGGGTGGTACGCACCCCGCTCGGAACGTTCGGGCTGCTCGTGTGCTACGAGCTGCGGTTCCCGGAGCTGACCCGCATGGTCGCGCTCGCCGGCGCCGACGTGCTGCTGCTCCCCGCCGCGTGGGTGGCCGGAGCGCTCAAAGAGTACCACTGGGTCACGCTGCTCGCCGCGCGCGCGATCGAGAATACGATCTTCGTGGCCGCCGCGGATCAGGTCGGCACGATCTGCGCGGGGCGCAGCCGGCTCGTCGACCCGATGGGCGTCACGCTCGTCGATGCCGGGGAAGAAGCGGGCGTGGTCGTCGGCGAGGTCGACCTCGAACGGATCGCGCGAGTGCGGGAGAAGCTGCCGGCGCTTCAGCACCGGCGCGAAGGACTGTATGCGCCGCGCGAGGTCTCCGCGCGGCGGTAG
- a CDS encoding branched-chain amino acid transaminase, translating into MAGHPEWVWFDGAVVPWERATVHVSTATVLRGANVFEGVRAYWNGDERELYIFRNDEHMARLRNSAKIMRMPIPWSPEELTRAEIEVLRANRFEGTVWFRLTLYVGEGEGRTWPPSEGRIGGFILPRLSPHGEEVETGVDTCISTWTRIADTNVPPRVKAGANYHQGRLASVEARLNGFTGQPILLNERGKVSEGPGACLAMVRNGALVTPPITSNILESITRDTILELARDVLKIPVQEREIDRTEMYIADEAFFCGSGAEVTPITSVDHYPVGTGKPGPVTRRLQETYFSVAEGRVPHYRHWLTPVYGGVKAAARG; encoded by the coding sequence ATGGCGGGACATCCCGAGTGGGTCTGGTTCGATGGCGCGGTCGTTCCCTGGGAACGCGCCACGGTGCACGTGTCGACCGCGACCGTGCTGCGCGGCGCCAACGTGTTCGAGGGCGTCCGCGCCTACTGGAACGGCGACGAACGCGAGCTGTACATCTTCCGCAACGACGAACACATGGCGCGTCTGCGGAACTCCGCGAAGATCATGCGCATGCCCATTCCGTGGTCGCCGGAGGAACTGACGCGCGCGGAGATCGAGGTGTTGCGCGCCAACCGCTTCGAGGGCACGGTGTGGTTCCGGCTGACTCTGTACGTCGGCGAAGGGGAAGGACGGACGTGGCCGCCCAGCGAGGGGCGGATCGGCGGATTCATTCTGCCCCGGCTCTCGCCGCACGGCGAAGAAGTCGAGACGGGCGTGGACACGTGCATCAGTACGTGGACGCGGATTGCTGACACCAACGTCCCGCCGCGTGTCAAGGCGGGGGCCAACTACCATCAGGGGCGGCTTGCGTCGGTGGAGGCGCGCCTGAACGGTTTCACCGGGCAGCCGATTCTGTTGAACGAGCGCGGCAAAGTGTCCGAAGGCCCCGGGGCGTGCCTTGCGATGGTCCGGAACGGCGCGCTCGTGACGCCGCCGATCACATCCAACATTCTCGAATCGATCACGCGCGACACGATCCTCGAGCTCGCGCGGGACGTCCTCAAGATTCCGGTCCAGGAGCGGGAGATCGACCGCACGGAGATGTACATCGCCGACGAGGCGTTCTTCTGCGGCAGCGGCGCGGAGGTTACCCCGATTACCTCGGTGGACCACTACCCGGTCGGAACAGGGAAGCCGGGCCCGGTGACGAGGCGGCTGCAAGAGACGTACTTCTCGGTGGCGGAAGGACGCGTGCCCCACTATCGGCATTGGCTCACGCCCGTCTACGGGGGAGTCAAGGCCGCGGCCCGCGGCTAG
- the ligD gene encoding non-homologous end-joining DNA ligase, which translates to MGLREYHGKRRFDETPEPRGEAAAERPEAAGPHFVVQEHHATRRHWDLRLEMEGVLRSWAVPKGPSLDPADKRLAVLVEDHPIEYGEFEGVIPPGNYGAGSVMLWDRGTYTCREGDPAAGFRAGKLTLDCFGEKMRGEFHFVRTKRNAGRDWLLFKGKDRFAVSPYSPLGTRSVKSGRAIEEIAADAGERWEPAVPPEATSPGTPRRGGASKRGSAGEDEGADPFPAPFAPMRAQAAAEPFDRPGWIFEVKWDGVRALAYVRRRGAVREVGLSSRTLRRLNAQFPEIVDALSRLDVESVVLDGEIIAPDEDGRSSFARLQQRLHVDPTSDGRASGIGIVYAVFDCLYLNGRDLRGAPLSERRRSLDALALPQGLLRTDVVEGHGLALFEAARGHGLEGIVGKRAASPYRPGVRSPDWQKVKVRATIDAVVGGFTRGKGQRSRVFGALVLGQHDPTSGRLVPVGQVGGGLTDADMRALKHRLEPLVTRTCPFATRPRPLAPPTWVRPQVVVEVSHGGWTTDGMLRFPVFVKVRDDMRPQDVLTSRAAPDEEAMDAALGGRGRPAASRPERRARTRDGAAAIPAGLTFTNLDKVFFPGSGFTKGDVIDYYRRIAPHLLPHLRDRPLALRRFPNGIAGDDFFQKDVPDAPAFVRTARIWSDQGHRDIDAVVGADEATLLWLAQLGCIEMHAWFSRTTPVPGRGRARPTTTFSGEEVALERSVLNYPDFVAFDIDPFIYPPGKGPERRHGELDPEYTRHGFEAAREAALWVDEALGALGLRSFVKTSGKTGIHVFVPIARRYTYAQTHAFAKTLATWLVRHHPERLTTAWAVPERVGKVFLDYNQNVRGKTIASVYSLRPVPEATVSVPVTWDELRTGVDPLRWTIATVFDRLAHVGDLWAGILSTPQPLGAASPPRKTPR; encoded by the coding sequence ATGGGACTTAGGGAGTACCACGGGAAACGCCGATTCGACGAGACGCCGGAACCCCGCGGGGAGGCCGCGGCTGAGCGCCCGGAGGCCGCCGGGCCGCACTTCGTCGTCCAAGAGCATCACGCCACCCGGCGGCACTGGGACCTCCGTCTCGAGATGGAAGGCGTGCTCCGGTCATGGGCGGTGCCCAAAGGGCCGTCGCTCGATCCGGCCGACAAGCGCCTGGCCGTGCTGGTCGAGGACCATCCGATCGAGTACGGGGAGTTCGAGGGCGTGATCCCGCCCGGAAACTACGGCGCCGGCTCGGTCATGTTGTGGGACCGCGGCACATACACATGCCGGGAGGGCGACCCGGCGGCGGGGTTCCGTGCGGGCAAGCTGACCCTGGACTGCTTCGGGGAGAAGATGCGCGGCGAGTTTCATTTTGTCCGCACGAAACGGAACGCCGGCCGCGACTGGCTGCTGTTCAAAGGAAAGGACAGGTTCGCGGTGTCTCCGTACTCACCGCTCGGGACGCGGTCGGTGAAGAGCGGCCGGGCCATCGAGGAGATCGCGGCCGATGCGGGCGAGCGGTGGGAGCCGGCCGTGCCGCCCGAGGCGACCAGCCCGGGGACCCCCCGTCGCGGCGGCGCGTCCAAGCGCGGCAGCGCGGGCGAAGACGAGGGCGCCGACCCGTTCCCTGCTCCGTTCGCGCCGATGCGCGCGCAGGCCGCCGCCGAGCCGTTCGACCGGCCCGGCTGGATCTTCGAAGTCAAGTGGGACGGCGTGCGCGCGCTTGCGTACGTGCGGCGGCGCGGGGCCGTTCGGGAAGTCGGGCTCTCCAGCCGTACGCTGCGCCGCCTCAACGCCCAGTTCCCCGAGATCGTCGACGCGTTGTCCCGGCTGGACGTCGAAAGCGTGGTGCTCGACGGCGAGATCATCGCGCCGGACGAGGACGGCCGGTCGAGCTTCGCGCGGCTTCAGCAGCGGTTGCACGTGGATCCCACGTCGGACGGCCGGGCCAGCGGCATCGGGATCGTCTACGCCGTCTTCGACTGTCTCTACCTGAACGGGCGCGACCTCCGCGGGGCACCGCTCTCCGAGCGGCGCCGGTCGCTCGACGCGCTTGCGCTTCCGCAGGGCCTGCTGCGTACCGACGTGGTGGAGGGCCACGGGTTGGCGCTGTTCGAGGCGGCGCGCGGCCACGGGCTGGAGGGGATCGTCGGGAAGCGCGCGGCGAGTCCGTACCGGCCGGGAGTGCGCAGCCCGGATTGGCAGAAGGTCAAGGTGCGAGCGACGATCGACGCCGTCGTCGGCGGGTTCACGCGGGGAAAAGGACAGCGGTCGCGCGTGTTCGGTGCGCTCGTGCTCGGCCAGCACGATCCCACGTCGGGCCGGCTGGTTCCGGTGGGGCAGGTCGGAGGCGGGTTGACCGACGCCGACATGCGCGCGCTCAAGCATCGACTTGAGCCGCTCGTGACGCGGACGTGCCCGTTCGCGACGCGGCCCCGGCCGCTGGCCCCGCCGACCTGGGTGCGCCCCCAGGTTGTCGTCGAGGTGTCGCACGGCGGGTGGACGACCGACGGGATGCTGCGGTTTCCGGTTTTCGTCAAGGTACGGGACGACATGCGACCTCAGGACGTGCTGACGTCCCGGGCCGCGCCGGACGAGGAAGCCATGGACGCCGCCCTCGGAGGCCGCGGGCGTCCGGCGGCGTCCCGACCCGAGCGGCGCGCACGGACGCGCGACGGCGCGGCCGCGATCCCAGCGGGGCTGACCTTTACCAACCTCGACAAAGTCTTCTTCCCGGGATCGGGATTCACAAAGGGCGATGTGATCGACTACTACCGGCGAATCGCTCCCCACCTGCTGCCGCACCTCAGGGATCGGCCCCTGGCTCTGCGGAGATTCCCCAACGGGATCGCCGGCGACGACTTCTTTCAGAAGGACGTGCCCGACGCGCCAGCGTTCGTCCGAACGGCGCGAATCTGGTCCGACCAGGGACACCGGGACATCGACGCGGTCGTCGGGGCGGATGAGGCCACGCTCTTGTGGCTCGCGCAACTGGGCTGCATCGAGATGCACGCGTGGTTCTCGCGCACGACCCCGGTGCCGGGACGTGGACGCGCGCGCCCGACCACAACGTTCTCCGGCGAGGAAGTGGCACTCGAGCGCAGCGTGCTCAACTATCCCGATTTTGTCGCGTTCGACATCGATCCGTTCATCTACCCGCCGGGGAAGGGGCCGGAGCGGCGGCATGGGGAGCTGGATCCCGAGTACACTCGGCACGGATTCGAGGCGGCGCGGGAAGCGGCGTTGTGGGTCGACGAGGCACTGGGGGCGCTCGGCCTGCGGTCGTTTGTGAAGACGTCCGGCAAGACCGGGATCCACGTGTTCGTTCCCATCGCGCGGCGCTACACGTACGCGCAGACCCACGCCTTCGCGAAGACGCTGGCGACGTGGCTGGTGCGGCACCACCCCGAGCGCCTCACCACGGCCTGGGCCGTTCCGGAGCGCGTCGGCAAAGTGTTCCTCGACTACAACCAGAACGTCCGTGGCAAAACGATCGCCAGCGTGTACAGCCTCCGCCCCGTGCCGGAGGCGACGGTGAGTGTTCCCGTGACGTGGGATGAGCTTCGCACGGGCGTGGATCCGCTGCGATGGACGATCGCGACCGTGTTCGACCGGCTCGCGCACGTCGGCGATCTGTGGGCCGGCATCCTGAGTACACCGCAGCCCCTCGGCGCCGCATCGCCGCCGCGGAAGACGCCGCGGTAG
- a CDS encoding DUF72 domain-containing protein yields MRDGTPGAQTPGADSGAGASRRILAGTSGFAFPEWKGGFYPSDLANDRLLSHYATALPTVEINVSFYRMPTSAMLAAWQAQTPAGFRFAIKAHRRITHQKRLRDVDDDLRWLAERAGELGKRLGPVLFQLPPSFRRDLAVLERFLVALPPLPYAAVEFRHASWHDEATYALLRTHRVALCVAEDENGCEPLVHTAPFGYYRLHRLQYTEEQLRTWADHLGEHASLRPVFCYFTHETGPEAVAYARRLMELTDGT; encoded by the coding sequence ATGCGGGACGGAACTCCAGGGGCACAGACGCCCGGAGCGGACAGCGGAGCCGGCGCCTCACGGCGCATCTTGGCCGGCACGTCGGGATTTGCGTTCCCCGAGTGGAAAGGCGGATTCTACCCGTCCGATCTCGCGAACGATCGTCTTCTCTCGCACTACGCGACGGCGCTGCCGACGGTCGAGATCAACGTGTCGTTCTACCGGATGCCCACCTCGGCGATGCTCGCGGCGTGGCAGGCGCAGACGCCCGCGGGGTTCCGCTTCGCGATCAAGGCGCACCGGCGGATCACGCACCAGAAGCGTCTTCGCGACGTGGACGACGACCTGCGCTGGCTGGCCGAACGCGCCGGCGAACTGGGGAAGCGGCTCGGCCCGGTGCTGTTCCAGCTCCCGCCTTCGTTCCGGCGCGACCTCGCGGTGCTCGAGCGGTTCCTGGTCGCGTTGCCGCCGCTGCCGTACGCGGCCGTCGAGTTCCGCCACGCGAGCTGGCACGATGAGGCGACGTACGCGCTGCTGCGGACGCATCGGGTCGCGCTGTGCGTGGCCGAGGACGAGAACGGTTGCGAGCCCCTCGTGCACACCGCGCCGTTCGGCTACTATCGCCTGCACCGGTTGCAGTACACCGAGGAGCAGCTGCGGACGTGGGCGGACCACCTCGGGGAACACGCCAGCCTGCGGCCGGTGTTCTGCTACTTCACGCACGAGACCGGCCCGGAGGCGGTCGCGTACGCACGCCGGCTGATGGAGCTGACCGATGGGACTTAG
- a CDS encoding ABC transporter permease, with translation MSIAPRASDDLLAADVAPFRPGLSAGRIAALLERQLFLYRRSLLRSLELVYWPVMDLLVWGFLSVYVGRLRGGGAAAVAFLLGGMILWDIFFRVQQAISVSFLEDVWTRNLVNVFVSPMSTVEFLCATMLLGVMKIAIIGTLLAALALLLYSFNIFHYGLPLLPFILNLILAAWGMGIITTALLLRFGQGAEVLAWAVAFLFQPFSAVFYPVSVLPPAVQRIAWLLPTTHAFEGMRAVLGGRPVPWAHVGWAAATNMVLLAIAVAVFAWVMHIAREMGLLLRTEG, from the coding sequence ATGAGCATCGCCCCGCGGGCGTCGGACGACCTTCTCGCCGCCGACGTGGCCCCGTTCCGCCCGGGCCTGAGCGCGGGCCGGATCGCGGCGCTGCTCGAGCGGCAGCTGTTCTTGTACCGGCGGAGCCTGCTCCGGTCGCTCGAGCTCGTGTATTGGCCCGTGATGGATCTCCTGGTGTGGGGCTTCCTCAGCGTCTATGTCGGGCGCCTCCGGGGTGGCGGCGCCGCGGCCGTGGCGTTCCTGCTCGGCGGGATGATCCTGTGGGACATCTTCTTCCGCGTGCAGCAGGCGATCTCCGTGTCGTTTCTGGAGGACGTTTGGACGCGCAACTTGGTGAACGTGTTCGTGAGTCCGATGAGCACGGTGGAGTTTCTCTGCGCCACGATGCTGCTCGGCGTGATGAAGATCGCCATCATCGGGACGCTCCTGGCCGCGCTCGCTCTCCTCTTGTACTCGTTCAATATCTTCCACTACGGGCTCCCGCTCCTGCCGTTCATTCTGAACCTCATTCTTGCGGCGTGGGGGATGGGCATCATCACGACGGCGCTCCTGCTGCGCTTCGGCCAGGGGGCCGAAGTGCTCGCCTGGGCCGTGGCGTTTCTGTTCCAACCGTTCTCGGCGGTGTTTTACCCCGTCTCCGTCCTCCCGCCCGCGGTCCAGCGGATCGCCTGGCTGCTGCCCACGACGCACGCGTTCGAGGGCATGCGGGCGGTGCTCGGCGGCAGACCGGTCCCGTGGGCGCACGTGGGGTGGGCCGCGGCGACCAACATGGTGTTGCTGGCGATCGCCGTGGCGGTGTTCGCGTGGGTGATGCATATCGCGCGCGAGATGGGGCTGCTGCTGCGAACCGAGGGGTAA
- a CDS encoding ABC transporter ATP-binding protein — MYNAAVTRRPPGPAIVAQHLTKRYGALAVVDDLSFAVARGEIVGFLGPNGAGKTTTLGMLLGLLTPTRGRVEILGLPMPEDRQRILSRVNFTSPYVSLPGNLTVGENLVVFARLYGVRGASARIERLLDRFGLTQMRNRTAGRLSSGEGTRLGLVKALLNDPDVLFLDEPTASLDPDGAERVRSVLKEIRQERGMTIFYTSHNMQEVERLSDRILFLHRGRLLADGPPGDVLRRFERDTLEHMFLDLAREDASSAWTP; from the coding sequence GTGTATAATGCTGCCGTGACACGCCGCCCGCCCGGTCCCGCGATCGTCGCTCAGCACCTGACGAAGCGTTACGGCGCCCTCGCCGTCGTGGACGATCTCTCATTCGCGGTCGCGCGCGGGGAGATCGTCGGTTTTCTCGGTCCGAACGGCGCCGGGAAGACGACGACGCTCGGGATGTTGCTGGGCTTGCTCACCCCCACGCGCGGACGCGTGGAGATCCTGGGTCTGCCGATGCCAGAGGATCGCCAGCGCATCCTGTCCCGCGTCAACTTCACCTCCCCGTACGTCTCGCTGCCGGGGAACCTCACGGTCGGCGAGAACCTGGTCGTGTTTGCGCGGCTGTACGGCGTGCGCGGAGCGTCCGCGCGTATCGAGCGTCTCTTGGATCGGTTCGGGCTCACCCAGATGCGCAACCGCACGGCCGGCCGATTGTCCTCCGGCGAAGGGACGCGGCTTGGCCTGGTGAAGGCCCTGCTCAACGATCCCGACGTGCTCTTCCTCGACGAGCCGACGGCGAGCCTGGATCCCGATGGCGCGGAGCGGGTACGCTCGGTCCTCAAGGAGATCCGGCAGGAACGCGGCATGACCATCTTCTACACCTCCCACAATATGCAGGAGGTCGAGCGGTTGAGCGACCGCATCCTGTTTCTTCATCGCGGCCGCCTGCTCGCGGACGGACCGCCGGGCGACGTGCTCCGACGATTCGAGCGCGACACGCTGGAGCACATGTTTCTCGATTTGGCGCGAGAGGACGCATCGAGCGCGTGGACGCCATGA
- a CDS encoding ABC transporter ATP-binding protein, with product MTNSLDGLATIAFRAVTKHYPNATRPAVDAVSFDVRPGSICMLVGTSGSGKTTLLRMVNRLIEPTSGELLIGDRNILDEDPITLRRRIGYVIQQAGLFPHMTVAENVRVTPEIAGWPRPRLDGRVDTLLTLVGLAPTEYRGRYPRELSGGEQQRVGIARALAADPEILLMDEPFGALDAITRGRMQQELLRIQHGVRKTILFVTHDVEEALRLGDQIVVLSAGRLVQSATPIEILARPADDFVRRLVGADNVVRQLEYLPVSVALDPDATPPAATIPVVPATSLLDAMLTLLDTGAAALAVQPAAGAPPAGYVTPRSIIRQIAATRPGNPIGAPAQQAPVGARPR from the coding sequence TTGACGAACAGCCTGGACGGCCTGGCTACTATTGCGTTTCGCGCGGTCACGAAGCATTATCCGAACGCGACGCGGCCCGCCGTGGACGCGGTGTCGTTCGACGTACGGCCGGGCAGCATCTGCATGCTGGTCGGCACATCGGGATCCGGCAAGACGACCCTCCTCCGCATGGTGAACCGGTTGATCGAGCCGACGTCCGGCGAGCTGTTGATCGGCGACCGCAACATCCTCGACGAGGACCCGATTACCCTGCGCCGGCGGATCGGGTATGTGATCCAGCAGGCCGGCCTGTTCCCTCACATGACCGTCGCCGAGAACGTGCGCGTCACACCGGAGATCGCCGGGTGGCCGCGCCCGCGTCTCGACGGCCGCGTGGACACGCTCCTGACGCTCGTCGGCCTCGCCCCCACCGAGTACCGCGGTCGTTATCCGCGCGAACTCTCCGGCGGCGAGCAGCAGCGCGTGGGGATCGCCCGGGCGCTTGCCGCGGATCCCGAGATTCTCTTGATGGACGAACCGTTCGGCGCGCTCGATGCGATCACGCGCGGCCGCATGCAGCAGGAACTGCTCCGCATTCAGCACGGCGTGCGCAAGACGATCTTGTTCGTCACCCACGACGTCGAGGAAGCGCTTCGTCTCGGCGACCAGATCGTGGTGCTCTCCGCGGGCAGGTTGGTCCAGTCCGCCACCCCGATCGAGATCCTGGCCCGGCCGGCGGACGACTTCGTCCGCCGGTTGGTCGGAGCCGACAACGTCGTGCGTCAGCTGGAGTACCTGCCCGTGTCGGTCGCGCTCGACCCAGACGCGACGCCGCCCGCCGCGACGATTCCCGTTGTCCCCGCGACGTCGCTCCTCGACGCGATGCTGACGCTGCTCGACACCGGTGCGGCCGCGCTCGCCGTCCAGCCGGCGGCGGGGGCACCGCCCGCCGGCTACGTCACGCCGCGGAGCATCATCCGGCAGATCGCCGCGACCCGTCCGGGGAACCCCATCGGCGCTCCGGCCCAGCAGGCCCCGGTGGGCGCCCGGCCGCGGTAA
- a CDS encoding ABC transporter permease encodes MHFLLDPVNYDLGDPSSIPNLLVQHLMIVGTSMLIAVVIALPIGAAIARHRRIYLPVITVAGLLYTIPGLALLAFLVPVTGLNATTIIIPLILYAQLVLIRNTTAAIQAVDPVLLETARAVGMTRGQILRRVVTPLALPLVVAGVRVATVTTIGIASLASLVGAGGLGDLIFSSIQNTNYDEVLGGAIVIGALAVAIDFLLLAVQRALNRGRLPVSAS; translated from the coding sequence ATGCATTTCCTCCTCGACCCGGTCAACTACGATCTCGGCGATCCGTCGAGCATCCCCAACTTGCTCGTGCAGCACCTGATGATCGTCGGCACGAGCATGTTGATCGCCGTCGTGATCGCGTTGCCGATCGGCGCCGCGATCGCGCGCCACCGGCGGATCTATCTCCCGGTCATCACCGTGGCCGGCCTGCTGTATACGATCCCGGGCCTGGCGCTGCTCGCGTTTCTGGTGCCCGTCACGGGCCTGAACGCGACGACGATCATCATCCCGCTCATCCTCTACGCGCAGCTCGTCTTGATCCGAAACACGACCGCGGCGATCCAGGCCGTGGACCCGGTCCTGCTCGAGACCGCGCGGGCCGTGGGGATGACCCGCGGCCAGATCCTCCGCCGCGTCGTGACCCCGCTCGCGCTGCCGCTAGTGGTCGCCGGCGTGCGTGTGGCGACGGTGACGACGATTGGCATCGCCTCGCTTGCGTCGCTCGTCGGGGCCGGCGGGCTGGGTGATCTGATTTTTTCGAGCATTCAAAACACGAACTACGACGAGGTGCTGGGCGGCGCGATCGTGATCGGCGCCCTCGCCGTGGCGATCGATTTCCTGCTCCTCGCCGTGCAGCGCGCGCTCAACCGTGGCCGTCTGCCGGTGTCGGCTTCGTGA
- a CDS encoding ABC transporter permease, which produces MVGRLAAFVANPANSYAAHTVQYVTLCAAAGALAVFVGTALGIAVGRRPTFAFVAVNVTGLMRAIPVIAFLAFAIPYLGLGFTPSLVALTVLGIPPILLNTYTGIRGIDAATIDAAQGCGMTRWQIVRRIQIPLVLPVIAAGARTSVVQIVATATLAAIIGAGGYGDYILSGLYQVDTTQILAGAVPVTLLAMLAEIGLGRVQYVLTPEGLRTVAGGETRS; this is translated from the coding sequence ATGGTAGGGCGCCTCGCCGCGTTTGTCGCCAACCCCGCGAACTCGTACGCGGCGCATACCGTCCAGTACGTGACGTTGTGCGCCGCCGCCGGGGCGCTCGCCGTCTTCGTCGGAACCGCGCTCGGCATCGCCGTGGGGCGGCGACCGACATTCGCGTTCGTCGCGGTGAACGTGACCGGCCTCATGCGCGCGATCCCCGTGATCGCGTTCCTCGCGTTCGCGATCCCCTACCTGGGTTTGGGCTTCACGCCCTCGCTGGTCGCGCTCACCGTCCTCGGCATCCCGCCGATCCTCCTGAACACCTACACCGGCATCCGCGGCATCGACGCGGCGACGATCGACGCCGCGCAGGGCTGCGGGATGACGCGGTGGCAGATCGTCCGGCGGATCCAGATTCCCTTGGTCCTTCCGGTGATCGCCGCCGGCGCCCGGACGTCTGTGGTGCAAATCGTCGCGACCGCGACGCTCGCCGCGATCATCGGGGCGGGCGGATACGGCGACTACATCCTGTCCGGGTTGTACCAGGTGGACACCACGCAGATCCTGGCCGGGGCCGTCCCGGTCACGCTGCTCGCCATGCTCGCGGAGATCGGACTCGGCCGCGTGCAGTATGTCCTCACGCCCGAGGGACTCCGGACGGTTGCGGGGGGTGAGACGCGCTCATAG